A single Streptomyces mirabilis DNA region contains:
- a CDS encoding DUF6643 family protein — MTSPRSTYGGGYYSAPSFPDTPIYDSLVAERGTPQIAPIRVPAAYDTGSSYLPALPSALPALPAGPSQQAPMYGGYPQAQQPAPLQQAPAPYIPQQAGAPRGYPGPQQQPQRPMAAGTGYEAMRPAAPRPAPAPYQDPYNNQQYRGY, encoded by the coding sequence ATGACCTCCCCCCGCTCCACCTATGGCGGCGGTTACTACTCCGCGCCGTCCTTCCCGGACACCCCGATCTACGACTCCCTGGTCGCCGAGCGGGGCACTCCCCAGATCGCCCCGATCAGGGTTCCCGCCGCCTACGACACGGGCAGCAGCTACCTTCCCGCGCTCCCCTCGGCACTTCCCGCCCTGCCCGCCGGGCCCTCGCAGCAGGCCCCCATGTACGGCGGCTACCCGCAGGCCCAGCAGCCCGCACCGCTGCAGCAGGCCCCGGCGCCGTACATCCCGCAGCAGGCCGGCGCCCCGCGCGGCTATCCGGGACCCCAGCAGCAGCCGCAGCGCCCGATGGCGGCCGGCACCGGCTACGAGGCGATGCGCCCGGCGGCCCCCCGCCCCGCCCCGGCTCCCTACCAGGACCCGTACAACAACCAGCAGTACCGCGGGTACTGA
- a CDS encoding MOSC domain-containing protein, whose amino-acid sequence MGNAELHSIHVHPVKAFRALSLREAVVEPWGLAGDRRWVLIDDGGKVVTQRQQPRLALAAAELLPGGGIRLSAPGREPLTVLVPQPAGTTPLDLFGDKVEAVLADAGAHAWCSDYLGTEVRLLHMDDPATRRPVDPDYARPGETVSFADGYPLLVTTLASLDALNSLIARGDRADEGPLPMNRFRPNVVVAGTTAWAEDGWRRIAIGEVGFRVPKMCGRCVVTTTDQDTARRGKEPLRTLGRHRRFGSQLVFGQNLVPESRGTVRIGDPVTVLE is encoded by the coding sequence ATGGGGAATGCGGAGCTGCACTCGATCCATGTCCATCCGGTCAAGGCATTCCGGGCTCTCTCGCTCCGGGAGGCCGTCGTGGAGCCCTGGGGGCTGGCCGGAGACCGACGCTGGGTACTGATCGACGACGGGGGAAAGGTCGTCACCCAGCGTCAGCAACCACGGCTGGCACTGGCCGCCGCCGAGCTGCTGCCCGGCGGCGGCATACGTCTGTCCGCACCCGGCCGTGAGCCACTGACCGTCCTCGTGCCCCAGCCGGCCGGCACGACGCCGCTGGATCTCTTCGGCGACAAGGTGGAGGCGGTCCTCGCCGACGCGGGCGCGCACGCTTGGTGCAGTGACTATCTGGGGACCGAGGTGCGTCTCCTCCACATGGACGATCCCGCCACACGCAGGCCGGTGGACCCGGACTACGCACGTCCGGGCGAGACCGTCAGCTTCGCCGACGGCTACCCCCTGCTGGTCACCACCCTCGCCTCGCTGGACGCGCTCAACTCCTTGATCGCGCGGGGCGACCGCGCCGACGAGGGCCCCCTCCCGATGAACCGTTTCCGGCCGAACGTGGTGGTGGCGGGCACGACGGCATGGGCCGAGGACGGCTGGCGGCGGATCGCCATCGGCGAGGTCGGCTTCCGGGTGCCCAAGATGTGCGGCCGCTGCGTCGTGACCACCACCGACCAGGACACCGCCCGGCGCGGCAAGGAGCCGCTGCGCACGCTCGGACGCCACCGTCGTTTCGGCTCCCAGCTCGTCTTCGGACAGAACCTGGTGCCGGAGTCCCGCGGCACGGTGCGGATCGGCGATCCGGTCACGGTCCTCGAATGA
- a CDS encoding glycosyltransferase has protein sequence MSAVAWITVGSLAAWLWLLLGQGFFWRTDLRLPPRREPDDWPSVCIVVPARDEAAVLPESLPSLLAQDYPGRAEVFLVDDGSADGTGELARELARTHGGLPLTVGSPGEPPAGWTGKLWAVRHGIGLAQARGPEYLLLTDADIAHAPDSLRTLVAAARTGGFDLVSQMARLRVESVWERLVVPAFVYFFAQLYPFRWIAVKGSRTAAAAGGCVLLRADAAERARIPDAIRHAVIDDVALARAVKGSGGHIWLGLAERVDSVRPYPRLHDLWRMVSRSAYAQLRHHPLLLLGTVFGLAVVYLVPPVALFTGLFSGHTRIAAAGGLAWLLMTATYLPMLRYYRQPLWLAASLPLTAFLYLLMTVDSAVQHYRGRGAAWKGRTYARPDTALDER, from the coding sequence GTGAGTGCCGTCGCGTGGATCACCGTGGGATCACTGGCCGCCTGGCTGTGGCTGCTGCTCGGCCAGGGCTTCTTCTGGCGTACGGATCTGCGGCTGCCCCCGCGTCGGGAACCGGACGACTGGCCGTCCGTCTGCATCGTCGTACCGGCACGCGACGAGGCCGCCGTGCTGCCCGAGAGCCTGCCCTCGCTGCTCGCCCAGGACTATCCGGGGCGGGCCGAGGTCTTCCTCGTCGACGACGGCAGCGCGGACGGCACCGGGGAGCTGGCCCGCGAGCTGGCCCGTACGCACGGCGGGCTGCCGCTCACCGTCGGCTCGCCCGGGGAACCGCCCGCGGGCTGGACCGGCAAGCTCTGGGCCGTGCGTCACGGCATCGGACTGGCACAGGCGCGTGGCCCCGAATACCTGCTGCTGACGGACGCGGACATCGCGCACGCGCCGGACAGCCTGCGGACGCTGGTCGCCGCGGCGCGCACCGGCGGCTTCGACCTGGTCTCGCAGATGGCCCGGCTGCGGGTGGAGAGCGTGTGGGAGCGGCTCGTCGTCCCCGCCTTCGTCTACTTCTTCGCACAGCTCTATCCCTTCCGGTGGATCGCGGTGAAGGGCTCGCGGACGGCGGCCGCGGCGGGCGGCTGCGTACTGCTGCGCGCGGACGCCGCGGAGCGGGCGCGGATTCCGGACGCCATCCGCCACGCCGTCATCGACGACGTGGCGCTCGCGAGGGCGGTCAAGGGGAGCGGGGGGCACATCTGGCTGGGGCTGGCCGAGCGGGTCGACAGCGTGCGTCCCTATCCCCGGCTGCACGACCTGTGGCGCATGGTCTCGCGCAGCGCGTACGCCCAGCTGCGGCACCACCCGCTGCTGCTCCTCGGTACGGTCTTCGGCCTCGCCGTGGTGTACCTGGTACCGCCGGTCGCCCTCTTCACAGGTCTCTTCTCCGGGCATACGCGGATCGCGGCGGCCGGAGGACTCGCGTGGCTGCTGATGACGGCGACGTATCTGCCGATGCTGCGCTACTACCGGCAGCCCCTGTGGCTCGCCGCGTCCCTGCCCCTGACCGCGTTCCTGTACCTCCTCATGACGGTCGATTCCGCGGTGCAGCACTACCGGGGGCGGGGCGCGGCCTGGAAGGGCCGCACCTACGCGCGCCCGGACACCGCGCTCGACGAGCGCTGA
- a CDS encoding TerD family protein: MGADMTMPKGSNVPVPTRALRVEMGWRSGPGVPDADASALLLVSGKVRSDGDFVFYNQPAHPSGAVRHEGKRGDGGQVTDTLFVDLARVEGAIETVVLAASADGGTFGQVPGLYIRVLDAGQGTEIARFDSKDATVETAFVLGEFYRRQGAWKFRAVGQGYSSGLEGLAKDYGITVDEPQHAPPPPPAPPATARIAPVPHAPASPGPTPPAAMPPAPGTRVAGPPPVGPPVNMPPPVAPPVTVSPPTIAPPPARPGAPVRLSKVTLTKEAPSVSLTKQGGTSGAMRVNLNWQVRKQFSGWGSKRGRAVAAHRDLDLDLCALYELSDGRKGVVQALGNAFGALHQPPYIHLDGDDRTGAVASGENLTVNLDHKQSFRRILIFVTIYEGARSFADLHATVTLQPLNGAPVDFSLDECTVPSTVCALALITNNGGDLIVQREARYLVPERGVSPQRTVDRVYGWGMNWTPGRK, translated from the coding sequence ATGGGGGCGGACATGACAATGCCTAAAGGTTCGAATGTTCCTGTGCCGACGCGTGCGTTGCGCGTCGAAATGGGGTGGCGTTCGGGGCCCGGAGTGCCCGACGCGGATGCCTCCGCACTGTTGCTGGTCTCCGGAAAAGTCCGCTCCGACGGCGACTTCGTGTTCTACAACCAGCCGGCACACCCCTCCGGCGCCGTGCGGCACGAGGGCAAGCGGGGCGACGGCGGTCAGGTGACCGACACACTGTTCGTCGACCTCGCGCGCGTGGAGGGCGCGATCGAGACCGTGGTGCTGGCCGCCTCCGCGGACGGCGGCACCTTCGGGCAGGTGCCCGGTCTGTACATCCGCGTGCTCGACGCGGGGCAGGGCACGGAGATCGCGCGCTTCGACAGCAAGGACGCGACCGTCGAGACCGCCTTCGTGCTCGGCGAGTTCTACCGGCGCCAGGGTGCCTGGAAGTTCCGCGCGGTCGGACAGGGTTACAGCAGCGGACTGGAAGGGCTGGCGAAGGACTACGGAATCACGGTGGACGAGCCGCAGCACGCGCCGCCACCCCCGCCCGCGCCGCCCGCCACCGCGCGGATCGCCCCCGTACCCCATGCCCCCGCATCGCCTGGCCCCACACCCCCCGCCGCCATGCCGCCCGCGCCCGGTACACGTGTGGCCGGTCCGCCACCGGTCGGGCCGCCGGTGAACATGCCCCCGCCGGTCGCCCCGCCCGTCACCGTGTCGCCCCCCACCATCGCTCCGCCGCCCGCCCGGCCCGGGGCCCCGGTCCGCCTCTCCAAGGTCACGCTCACCAAGGAGGCGCCCTCGGTCTCGCTGACCAAGCAGGGCGGCACGTCCGGCGCCATGCGCGTCAACCTCAACTGGCAGGTCCGCAAGCAGTTCTCGGGGTGGGGCAGCAAACGGGGCCGGGCCGTCGCGGCGCACAGGGACCTCGATCTCGACCTCTGCGCCCTGTACGAGCTGTCCGACGGCCGTAAGGGAGTCGTCCAGGCGCTCGGCAACGCCTTCGGGGCGCTGCACCAGCCGCCGTACATCCACCTCGACGGCGACGATCGCACCGGTGCCGTGGCGAGCGGCGAGAACCTCACCGTCAACCTCGACCACAAGCAGAGTTTCCGGCGCATCCTCATCTTCGTCACCATCTACGAAGGGGCACGTTCGTTCGCCGACCTGCACGCCACGGTCACCCTGCAACCGCTGAACGGTGCCCCCGTCGACTTCTCGCTCGACGAGTGCACAGTGCCCTCGACGGTCTGCGCCCTGGCCCTCATCACCAACAACGGCGGCGACCTGATCGTCCAGCGTGAAGCCCGCTACCTCGTCCCCGAGCGCGGCGTGAGCCCGCAGCGCACGGTGGACCGCGTCTACGGGTGGGGCATGAACTGGACCCCCGGCAGGAAGTGA
- a CDS encoding glutamate racemase: MKIALMDSGIGLLAAAAAVRRLRPDADLVLSSDPGSMPWGPRTPEDVTARALAVAEAAAQHRPDALIVACNTASVRALPALRARLEPEVPVIGTVPAIKPAAAGGGPVAIWATPATTGSPYQRGLIGEFADGVSVTEVACPGLADAVEHGDQEGIDAAIAAAAGRTPGNVRAVVLGCTHYELVAERIRTAVQQPGLPPLALHGSAGAVAAQALRRIGELPDPSAPAEGSLTVLLTGSEGGLSTTALAYEEGRLLQAVSTVR, from the coding sequence GTGAAGATCGCGCTCATGGACTCCGGAATCGGACTGCTCGCTGCTGCCGCCGCGGTACGTCGACTGCGGCCCGACGCCGATCTCGTACTCTCCTCGGACCCCGGCAGCATGCCCTGGGGACCGCGTACGCCCGAGGACGTGACCGCCCGCGCCCTCGCCGTCGCCGAGGCCGCCGCGCAGCACCGTCCCGACGCCCTGATCGTCGCCTGCAACACCGCCTCCGTACGAGCCCTGCCGGCGCTGCGGGCCCGGCTGGAGCCGGAGGTGCCCGTCATCGGCACGGTCCCGGCGATCAAGCCGGCCGCGGCCGGTGGGGGACCCGTAGCGATCTGGGCCACGCCCGCCACCACCGGCAGCCCCTATCAGCGCGGGCTCATCGGCGAGTTCGCGGACGGGGTGTCCGTGACCGAAGTGGCCTGCCCCGGGCTCGCCGACGCCGTGGAGCACGGTGACCAGGAGGGCATCGACGCCGCGATCGCCGCGGCGGCCGGGCGCACCCCCGGCAATGTAAGGGCCGTCGTCCTCGGCTGCACCCATTACGAGCTGGTCGCCGAACGCATCCGTACGGCCGTGCAGCAGCCCGGCCTCCCGCCGCTCGCGCTGCATGGCTCCGCCGGGGCGGTCGCCGCGCAGGCACTGCGCAGGATCGGCGAGCTCCCGGACCCGTCGGCCCCCGCCGAGGGCTCCCTCACCGTGCTCCTCACCGGCAGCGAGGGCGGTCTGTCGACGACCGCGCTGGCGTACGAGGAAGGCCGCCTTCTTCAGGCGGTCAGCACCGTCCGCTGA